The bacterium genome contains the following window.
ATTGTGGATGTCGCTATCTCCAGAAGATATCCCTCAGGCGGTTTTTCTCCCATCTTCGCCTTCGCTTCCGCCAGATTTTTAAGAACGCCCAAAGCCTTCTCCCTCTCTACCTTGCCATCTTTTCCCTCTCTCGTCAATGCTTCAAGGATATAAGATTTGAGGAGCTTGGGATAAAGATTTTGAAATAGCTCTCTTCCTCCGAAAATATCAAAACATAGAAACTCCTTGCCGATGAAGACGATAATTCCCGTCGCTTCAAGATAATCTTTAGGAATGCCCTCAAAAGCCTTGAGGTAATCGTTCATCTTATCCTTTACCTGGGGGACCTCATATATTTCCTTCAATGCCTCTCCCGGAACCTCCACGGAGAATGCTCTTAGGGTGGAGGATATCTCATCCCAAACCCCAACCTGAGATTCATCTATCTTCGCTCTTTTCCTCACACCCACACTCGCCATTGAGAGAGCGGGTGCGAACTTTGAGGATGTCCATTGCCATCTCCTTGCCTCCACACAATAAGCGGGAACGATGAATTCCTCGCTCTTGGGAGGAAGGAGGACATCATTTTTCAGCACCCTATCCTGTTTGCAACCGCTGAGGATTTCTCCCGCCATTATGAAGACATAGTTCTTGGAATTGTTCTGTAAACTCACCTTGTGGACTACGCCTTGCTCAACTTCCGTAATCACGAGCTCCTCGCCTTTTGATGCTTCATCTAAAGTGAGGATTCTCGGAAGCTCAGGAAGCGTCGCTGGCGAGATGGGGTAGATTGTCAAGTTCTTAAATGATACCGCCTTCCCCAACTTGCACTTCTTGACGAACTCCCTCAATATGCCAGCGAGAACTTCCCCTCCGTCGTTGGAGCTCAACGCCACAAGGAGGAAGAAAAGTAGAAGAAAAACATCAAATGACTTCACGCCCATCTCTCTTTTCTTTTTGAGTATTAGACGCTTACTATTCCTGTTAAGTTACTCTCTCACTCCCATTCAATAACTACCCCTAAAGCCTTGCTTCTATCCTGCAGGAGGGAGAGATAGAAAGCGGGCGCCTCTTCGTAGGATATCCTGTGGCTGATGAGGCTTTTTACATCCAAATCTCCATTGTGGATTAGGTCAAGGAAAAGCTGGAAATGACGCTTTTGCGTCCAGGGATTATCAAGGGTTGGATATTGGGGATGAGATGAGTTATGCGCCCCAATGATTGTATAGCTGGGGGAATTGCAGAGGTCGTGGAAATCAAAGGAGGGAGTAGGTCCCCAGGGGCTTGATAGGATGACAAGTCGTCCCTGTCTCCTCAATATCTCAAATTCCCGAGGGATGAGATGGGGATTCCCCGTTACCTCAAAAACTACATCCACCATCCTTCCCTTTGTCAGCTCGCTCACTTTCTCTCTCACATCTTGTTCCTCTGGATCGAGGGAGAAAAATCCAGCCCTTTTAGGAAACCTTTCCAGTCTTTCATTGGCTATATCTATCCCGATAACAGGACGAGCGCCAGCAAGCCAGCAGAAACGAGCGGTCAACTGCCCAAGAAGACCGAGACCATAAATCCCCACGCTCTCCCCAAAGCGAACATCGCCCCTCCTAACACCATTGAGGCAAATCTCAGAAAGGCAGAAAAAAGCAACCTCCTCATCAGAGACTTCCCTATCTATGACCCTTAGATGTTCAATTGAGGAAATGACGAAAGCGGAATGTGGTGCGTAGCTCGCCACCTTCTTTCCTATCCATTCCCTTTCAACTCCCTTGCCGACCTCAACAACTATTCCCACATTGCTGTAGCCGGGAATGAAGGGGAACTTGCCGTAATTCGCCCAGGCGGAATCGGGTGGAAATCTTCCCGATAAAATCGTTAGCTCCGTCCCAATGCTTATTAAACTGCGGATAGTCTTTATCAAAACCTCTCCCTCTTTAGGGGAAGGTATATCTCTATCTTCTAAAACGACTTCTTGGGGTTTAGGGAAAACTATTGTTGGATTTCTCTTCATTTAATTCACCTCTTGGAAACCCTCCTCAAATACACTATCTCAAAAAGTATGCCCAAAAGGAGAACAGCTATACAGAGGATGAAGGGCATTCGTATATTCGTTTTCTGAGCTAAAGCTCCGCCTGAGAGAGGTCCGAGCAATCCTCCCGCTCCCACAATGGACTCGTGGATTCCGCTTTTCTTTCCCTGTCCCTCCTCGCTTTCAAGGCTGTGAAAGAGGCTGTAAAAGTATGCAACGCCAATGGAGAATCCGAATAGGAAGAACGAAAGGTAGAAGAGAGGGACGGAGCTCGTGAGATAAACAATCAGGAAGCCAATCATCATCAGTAGCTGAATTGAGATAAGGAAGGAAAGGCGGTAGTGGAGTTTAGGTAGATAACCTATTCCGTAGGAGGAAATGGCGATGGAGATTCCCATAAGGAAGTTGAGGACACCGATAGTGGAAGGGGAAATGTCCAATCCAACAGCCAATTTGGGGAAAAGGTAGCGAAGAACGCCAATAGTGAACCAGGCTATGAAGTTCGCCGTCCAACCAACGATGACGAAGGGGTTCGTTTTACCTTCCTCCTCCTCATTTTCTTCAATCCCGGAAGGCGGTGGAACTCTGGGGCATAGGAGGAGGAAAACGATTATGAGCAGATTGGTAAGGAAAAGGGCGATGAAAGGGAATCTCCAATCCAACTGGAAGAGATAGCCGCTGAGCAGGGTTCCGATGGATAAGCCGACGCACCAGGAGAGGTTGTAATAGCTGACAGCGAGCTTAAGGTTTCCCGTAGTCCTCGCTATCCAGACCTCCAAGGGGGACCATAGCATACTTGTGGCTAATCCAAA
Protein-coding sequences here:
- a CDS encoding MFS transporter — protein: MKTATKRSSLFNLIAFLGDIAVGLNIISIPLLAIKLNATPFVLGFIGFLASLIYLLFSPIFGTLSERKDPFYFTVAGSLLFAFAGIFILFFHTIPLISLAMGIFGLATSMLWSPLEVWIARTTGNLKLAVSYYNLSWCVGLSIGTLLSGYLFQLDWRFPFIALFLTNLLIIVFLLLCPRVPPPSGIEENEEEEGKTNPFVIVGWTANFIAWFTIGVLRYLFPKLAVGLDISPSTIGVLNFLMGISIAISSYGIGYLPKLHYRLSFLISIQLLMMIGFLIVYLTSSVPLFYLSFFLFGFSIGVAYFYSLFHSLESEEGQGKKSGIHESIVGAGGLLGPLSGGALAQKTNIRMPFILCIAVLLLGILFEIVYLRRVSKR
- a CDS encoding zinc-binding alcohol dehydrogenase, giving the protein MKRNPTIVFPKPQEVVLEDRDIPSPKEGEVLIKTIRSLISIGTELTILSGRFPPDSAWANYGKFPFIPGYSNVGIVVEVGKGVEREWIGKKVASYAPHSAFVISSIEHLRVIDREVSDEEVAFFCLSEICLNGVRRGDVRFGESVGIYGLGLLGQLTARFCWLAGARPVIGIDIANERLERFPKRAGFFSLDPEEQDVREKVSELTKGRMVDVVFEVTGNPHLIPREFEILRRQGRLVILSSPWGPTPSFDFHDLCNSPSYTIIGAHNSSHPQYPTLDNPWTQKRHFQLFLDLIHNGDLDVKSLISHRISYEEAPAFYLSLLQDRSKALGVVIEWE